Proteins from a single region of Hordeum vulgare subsp. vulgare chromosome 6H, MorexV3_pseudomolecules_assembly, whole genome shotgun sequence:
- the LOC123403549 gene encoding uncharacterized protein LOC123403549 produces MATAATSRPSGPVLLSPIPSYQRASLSRVKLPAGGSPVKSVSVSSPPSCPSGGVRIRRSCMCSPTNHPGSFRCSLHKERRQEARAAGGCSKPAAPPSPPPIGSGSTRRVVNVLAQRVPMGSGHWARRALAPSPSVQQLQHRKRADRFRAGPSRLSGGSIAGGRNQ; encoded by the coding sequence ATGGCGACGGCGGCTACATCACGGCCCAGCGGCCCTGTGCTTTTGAGCCCCATTCCCAGCTACCAACGCGCATCTCTCTCCCGTGTCAAGCTCCCCGCCGGCGGCTCGCCGGTCAAGTCCGTCAGCGTCTCCTCTCCCCCTTCCTGCCCCTCAGGCGGTGTCAGGATCCGTCGCTCCTGCATGTGCTCCCCGACCAACCACCCCGGCTCGTTCCGGTGCAGCCTCCACAAGGAGCGCAGGCAGGAGGCCCGCGCTGCCGGCGGCTGCAGCAAGCCCGCCGCCCCGCCTTCGCCGCCGCCCATCGGCAGCGGCTCCACTAGGCGCGTGGTAAACGTGCTTGCGCAGCGCGTACCCATGGGCAGCGGGCACTGGGCGCGCCGGGCGCTCGCGccgtctccctcggtgcagcagcTGCAGCACCGGAAGCGCGCCGACCGGTTCCGTGCCGGGCCCAGCCGGCTCTCCGGCGGCTCCATCGCCGGCGGCCGCAACCAGTAA